One segment of Alnus glutinosa chromosome 2, dhAlnGlut1.1, whole genome shotgun sequence DNA contains the following:
- the LOC133859579 gene encoding receptor-like protein kinase FERONIA: MQSSCKSYVCLFSVFVSLNYLTTVTAKPASSPYSGTDNVVLNCGSSAISTDPECKECTGDVGSKSIPSQPNETLTVSKNNSTAPKHKYSKRTKSLLFLAIFGASLGVATVFLLLGLTIFMQRKRAKPHKNQTSVALEGLCRRFTLAEIRTATNNFDRNLIIGRGGCGYVFKGHIDDELKPVAIKIFGPTSKQGFHEFRTEIEMLSKLRHPHLVPLIGYCNDEPHMIIVYDFMANRTLRDHLYNTDNPPLSWKQRLEICIGAARGLLYLHEGAEHPIIHRDVNTSNILLDENWVTKVSDFGLSRRGPTSLSKSHVTTDVKGTFGYMDPEYFWTSHLTLKSDVFGFGVVLFEVLCARPAVDTGLDDEQQSLALWAQQCFEDRTLDRIIDPRLIGKIAPESLKVYAKIAYKCLHDFRDRRPKMAKVLRALELAMELQEIADGGAHTVVIDKEVPSRGKGNPVVSRPANNGDLVHLCPTFWKSSISRKELVRFFSDKAFKWVKSPKPRCLKAYCCGAPEYDGLPRVQVQKPNLRCGGPYTTPGKILIEITNVEVQ; the protein is encoded by the coding sequence ATGCAAAGCTCATGCAAATCATATGTCTGCCTCTTCTCTGTTTTTGTCTCCCTGAATTACCTAACAACCGTAACCGCTAAGCCCGCCTCCTCTCCTTATTCCGGCACGGATAATGTCGTGCTTAACTGCGGCTCCTCTGCTATCTCAACTGACCCTGAATGCAAGGAGTGTACCGGAGATGTTGGTTCAAAATCCATTCCCTCACAACCTAATGAAACCTTGACAGTCTCAAAAAACAACAGTACCGCTCCAAAACACAAGTACTCAAAACGCACGAAATCGCTCTTGTTCCTCGCCATTTTTGGAGCTTCCCTAGGTGTCGCAActgtttttcttctcttgggCTTAACAATTTTCATGCAGAGGAAGAGAGCAAAGCCCCACAAGAACCAAACATCAGTAGCTCTTGAAGGATTGTGCCGTCGATTTACTCTGGCAGAGATTCGTACTGCCACAAATAATTTTGACAGGAATCTTATCATTGGAAGAGGCGGCTGTGGCTACGTGTTTAAAGGTCACATCGATGATGAACTCAAACCGGTAGCCATCAAGATCTTTGGGCCAACCTCGAAACAAGGGTTCCACGAGTTTCGAACGGAGATCGAAATGCTATCAAAGCTCCGTCACCCCCACCTGGTCCCTTTGATCGGTTACTGCAACGATGAGCCGCACATGATCATTGTGTATGACTTCATGGCCAACAGAACGCTTCGTGATCATCTTTACAACACGGATAATCCTCCGTTGTCATGGAAGCAGAGGCTGGAGATTTGTATTGGTGCCGCTCGAGGACTATTGTACCTCCATGAAGGGGCGGAACACCCGATCATACACCGCGACGTCAATACCAGCAACATTCTGCTCGACGAGAATTGGGTGACCAAGGTTTCGGACTTTGGGCTGTCCAGACGGGGCCCTACAAGCCTGTCAAAGAGCCACGTCACCACGGATGTGAAGGGCACCTTCGGGTATATGGACCCGGAGTATTTCTGGACCTCTCATCTAACGCTGAAATCCGACGTGTTTGGGTTTGGGGTGGTGTTGTTTGAGGTGTTGTGCGCAAGACCAGCGGTGGATACGGGTCTAGATGATGAGCAACAAAGTTTGGCCCTATGGGCGCAGCAGTGTTTTGAAGATCGTACACTTGATCGGATCATTGATCCCCGTCTGATCGGTAAAATTGCGCCGGAGAGCTTAAAGGTGTACGCGAAGATTGCGTATAAATGTTTACACGATTTTAGAGATCGACGGCCCAAAATGGCTAAAGTGTTGAGGGCCCTTGAGCTTGCAATGGAGTTGCAGGAGATTGCTGATGGTGGGGCTCATACGGTGGTGATCGACAAGGAAGTTCCATCACGTGGGAAAGGGAATCCGGTGGTGTCAAGACCAGCGAACAATGGTGATCTGGTGCATTTGTGTCCAACGTTTTGGAAGAGCAGTATATCCCGAAAGGAACTTGTAAGGTTTTTCAGTGACAAGGCATTTAAATGGGTTAAATCACCAAAGCCTCGCTGTCTAAAGGCATATTGTTGTGGGGCTCCCGAGTATGATGGCTTGCCACGTGTCCAGGTGCAAAAGCCTAATTTAAGATGCGGCGGACCATATACGACGCCGGGGAAGATTTTAATTGAGATTACAAACGTCGAAGTCCAATAA